One genomic window of Candidatus Kuenenia stuttgartiensis includes the following:
- a CDS encoding DUF3413 domain-containing protein — protein sequence MKNNLSAKRVLWRYFTLSYIAVLFNTLFYLKQIHYNDTVTILFGLSMYLFYSFLYLFLVFIPVLILEILVRKVLKRHDRSLVRKQCLAVIFGITIVLFTLVQILIFTDKQLFQLYHFHINGFVWNLITTPGGIESLGSSDSTLISVVMIFAGFFALQVALFVMARSGVLQRVSFVSLKFRYQILFPIFLIFLFGFQSFTYGICHLQAKSAVLSASNAFPLYIPVTFRSWAKKFGISPKRTVQLKFNENENDLQLHYPLQSMQYTWDAPDYNIVWLVAESWRADMLDHEIMPQTMAFAKKSTWFLNHYSGGNGTRMGLFSMFYGLYGNYWFEFLHHRKGPVLIDRLIDLDYQMELFTSAKFSYPEFDKTLFVDIPSKNLHEYTKGLSGWENDRRHVTAMIDFLEHREKGRPFFTFMFFESPHAQYYFPEESIIKTPFLKDMNYARMDLENDITLIKNRYINSCHHLDSQLGRIIHYLESNQLLEKTIVIITGDHGEEFMEKGHWGHNSAYTEEQIRVPLVLWLPKGQPQLVTKMTSHLDIPATIMPLFGTTNPASDYSLGHNLLEPTGRTYTVVCDWDSLCYVNHDYKAVFPLQSYNFHKQTTTTRTDQEIADKKRFFTSSKNDLALLMTEINKFNQ from the coding sequence ATGAAGAACAACCTGAGCGCAAAAAGAGTCTTATGGAGGTACTTTACTCTTAGTTACATCGCAGTACTTTTCAACACCCTGTTTTATCTGAAACAGATCCATTATAATGACACGGTCACGATCCTCTTTGGCCTTTCGATGTATCTCTTTTACAGTTTTTTGTACCTTTTCTTAGTATTCATTCCCGTCTTAATCCTTGAGATACTTGTACGAAAGGTGTTGAAAAGGCATGATCGATCACTTGTCAGAAAGCAGTGCCTTGCGGTTATTTTTGGAATTACCATCGTGTTGTTTACCTTGGTGCAAATCCTGATTTTTACCGACAAGCAACTCTTTCAACTCTACCACTTTCATATCAACGGCTTTGTCTGGAACCTTATCACCACACCGGGCGGTATAGAGTCGCTTGGCAGCAGCGATTCAACCCTTATCAGTGTTGTAATGATCTTTGCCGGATTTTTTGCCCTGCAGGTGGCGCTTTTTGTCATGGCCAGGTCTGGGGTTTTGCAAAGGGTTTCTTTCGTCTCGTTAAAATTTCGCTATCAAATATTATTTCCCATTTTTCTGATTTTTCTTTTCGGCTTTCAGTCCTTCACATACGGTATTTGTCATCTGCAGGCCAAAAGTGCCGTTTTGAGTGCGTCAAATGCCTTTCCACTCTATATCCCGGTCACCTTCAGGAGTTGGGCCAAAAAATTTGGCATTTCACCGAAAAGAACAGTTCAACTGAAGTTCAATGAAAATGAAAATGATCTCCAGCTCCATTATCCTTTACAATCAATGCAATACACCTGGGATGCTCCGGACTATAACATCGTGTGGCTTGTTGCTGAATCATGGCGGGCAGACATGCTTGACCATGAGATCATGCCGCAAACTATGGCCTTTGCGAAAAAATCAACGTGGTTTCTCAACCACTATAGCGGAGGCAACGGCACACGAATGGGTCTTTTCTCAATGTTCTACGGACTCTACGGCAATTACTGGTTTGAATTTTTGCATCATCGAAAAGGCCCTGTATTAATTGACAGGCTTATTGACCTCGACTATCAGATGGAGTTGTTTACCAGCGCAAAATTTTCTTATCCGGAGTTTGACAAGACCCTCTTTGTCGATATCCCCTCGAAAAACCTGCATGAATATACCAAGGGGCTGAGCGGTTGGGAAAATGATCGCAGGCATGTAACGGCAATGATCGATTTTTTAGAGCACAGGGAAAAAGGCAGGCCTTTTTTTACATTCATGTTCTTCGAATCGCCTCACGCACAGTACTATTTTCCGGAAGAGTCGATCATCAAAACCCCCTTTCTTAAAGACATGAACTATGCAAGGATGGATCTTGAAAATGATATAACGCTTATAAAAAACCGTTATATCAACTCATGCCATCATCTTGATTCACAACTCGGCAGGATAATACATTATTTGGAATCAAATCAACTGCTTGAAAAAACCATTGTTATCATTACGGGCGACCATGGTGAGGAATTTATGGAAAAAGGACATTGGGGACACAACTCCGCCTATACGGAAGAACAGATCCGGGTACCTTTAGTACTCTGGCTGCCAAAGGGACAGCCTCAGCTCGTTACAAAAATGACCAGTCACCTGGATATCCCCGCAACCATAATGCCTCTCTTCGGTACGACAAATCCTGCGAGCGACTATTCGCTGGGACACAATCTCCTTGAACCTACCGGGCGAACATACACTGTTGTTTGCGATTGGGATAGTCTTTGCTATGTTAACCATGACTACAAGGCTGTTTTCCCGCTGCAATCGTATAATTTTCACAAACAAACCACTACCACCAGAACAGATCAGGAAATAGCAGACAAAAAAAGATTCTTTACGTCATCTAAAAACGATCTTGCACTTTTGATGACGGAAATCAATAAATTCAATCAATAA
- a CDS encoding CPBP family intramembrane glutamic endopeptidase, whose product MKRSKLLFFIFITEGFALLLALVLAKYLRIQLLPLTENILRDTFTGTIGAAIPFSIFVLLLSEKSGKMPFANSLRQTILHDLKPLFSHLTLPDMCIISLLAGFSEELLFRGVLQNKLGIFAASVIFGLLHFISPAYFVIAFLMSIYIGFLCYYLQSLLIPIQIHFVYDLCALIYLKHFRRFK is encoded by the coding sequence ATGAAAAGATCAAAATTATTATTCTTTATTTTTATTACTGAGGGTTTTGCATTACTGTTGGCACTGGTTCTTGCAAAATATCTAAGAATTCAATTGTTGCCTCTGACTGAAAATATTTTACGTGATACTTTCACTGGCACTATTGGGGCTGCTATTCCTTTCTCTATCTTTGTGCTTCTTCTTTCGGAAAAATCGGGGAAGATGCCTTTCGCAAATTCACTGAGGCAAACGATACTGCATGACCTAAAACCTCTGTTTTCTCATTTAACGCTCCCTGATATGTGTATAATTTCTCTTTTAGCGGGATTTTCCGAAGAATTACTGTTTCGGGGAGTACTGCAAAATAAACTTGGCATTTTTGCAGCAAGCGTGATTTTTGGGCTACTCCACTTTATCTCACCGGCATATTTTGTTATTGCATTTTTAATGAGTATATATATCGGATTTTTATGTTACTATTTACAAAGCCTGCTTATCCCCATACAAATACACTTTGTTTACGATTTGTGCGCATTGATCTATCTGAAACATTTCAGGAGGTTTAAATAA
- a CDS encoding RCC1 domain-containing protein — translation MRNIFSHFIFSVCKLFLCLVVVFLVSTLAVKTSFAVQVAPKIAAGAFHTLALKPDGSLWSWGKNEYGQLGDGTIKNKHSPVQVKHLSSIIVIDGGAWHSIALKSDGTVWAWGGNWAGQLGDGSYKSSNIPIKTKELSGIIAISCGGQHNLALKSDGTVWAWGINDKGQLGIGDAKNQQIPIRIPGLNNIVAISAGGYHSLAIKSDGSLWAWGSNNMEQLGDGSATNRCSPVHVSNLRDIIAVNGGGDFSLALKSDGTIMAWGSNGLSQLGDGTTTNRNTPVNVSDVRDIIEIAAKGNHSLALTIEGKVWEFGSIGATPTEKEVTLPAYRPVLVNEITDVIAIACGEFHNVVLKNDGSLWVWGINNFGQLGDGTVGSKTKPVLICKWY, via the coding sequence ATGAGAAATATTTTTTCCCATTTTATCTTCTCCGTATGTAAACTGTTTTTGTGCCTGGTTGTTGTGTTTCTCGTTTCAACACTGGCGGTCAAAACTTCCTTTGCTGTTCAGGTTGCGCCCAAAATAGCGGCTGGCGCATTTCATACCCTTGCGCTAAAACCAGACGGCTCTCTCTGGTCGTGGGGAAAAAATGAATACGGCCAACTTGGTGACGGCACCATCAAAAACAAACATTCCCCCGTGCAGGTAAAACACCTTAGCAGTATTATTGTAATCGATGGAGGAGCGTGGCACAGTATTGCTTTAAAATCCGATGGAACAGTGTGGGCATGGGGAGGAAATTGGGCGGGTCAATTAGGAGACGGTTCCTATAAAAGCAGCAACATTCCTATTAAAACAAAAGAATTAAGCGGCATTATCGCCATTTCCTGCGGAGGACAACACAATCTGGCGCTAAAATCTGATGGAACGGTATGGGCATGGGGCATTAATGACAAGGGACAGCTCGGCATTGGCGATGCTAAAAACCAACAGATTCCCATCCGGATACCAGGACTAAACAATATTGTTGCTATTAGCGCCGGGGGGTATCACAGCCTTGCCATTAAATCTGACGGGTCACTGTGGGCATGGGGCTCAAACAATATGGAACAATTGGGTGATGGAAGCGCTACCAACAGGTGTAGCCCTGTCCATGTAAGCAATCTTCGCGACATCATTGCCGTGAACGGGGGAGGCGATTTCAGCCTTGCATTGAAATCCGACGGCACAATCATGGCATGGGGGTCAAATGGCTTGAGTCAATTGGGCGATGGAACAACTACAAACAGAAACACACCCGTTAACGTATCTGATGTACGGGATATCATAGAAATAGCTGCTAAAGGGAATCATAGCCTTGCGCTTACCATTGAAGGCAAGGTTTGGGAATTTGGCAGCATAGGAGCGACTCCCACGGAAAAAGAAGTTACATTGCCTGCCTATCGCCCTGTTTTAGTAAACGAGATAACCGATGTTATTGCAATAGCATGCGGAGAATTCCACAATGTTGTGCTTAAAAACGACGGCAGTTTGTGGGTGTGGGGCATAAATAATTTTGGTCAATTGGGAGATGGCACTGTCGGCAGCAAAACAAAACCCGTTTTGATCTGCAAATGGTATTGA
- a CDS encoding 3'(2'),5'-bisphosphate nucleotidase CysQ family protein — MNTIKYSQHLFTALSAAGKAGRAILEVYYTDFAVEHKDDTSPLTLADKHSHEVITKDLKTLTTGNNSGNANAVSSLPVLSEEGKEIPYTERRYWESFWLVDPLDGTKEFIKRNGEFTVNIALIHKNRPVLGCIYVPVKDVLYFACEGLGAYRRENNQGIANVLSLKELVDSSERLPSRHTHKKNVENNRSPDEDGIHLTVIGSRSHPSEQFAKFVESLRGEGRKIEIISAGSSLKFCLLAEGKADIYPRFGPTMEWDTAAGQAIVEQSNGKIMDAETNMPLKYNKENLVNPFFIGRGENSPFPPITGQ; from the coding sequence ATGAACACTATAAAATATTCCCAACATCTTTTCACCGCTCTTTCCGCCGCCGGTAAAGCGGGACGCGCAATCTTAGAAGTGTACTACACCGATTTTGCAGTTGAGCACAAAGACGATACATCTCCTTTGACGCTGGCAGACAAGCATTCGCATGAAGTTATTACAAAAGACCTGAAAACCCTGACTACCGGCAATAATTCCGGCAATGCCAATGCTGTCTCCTCACTGCCTGTATTAAGTGAGGAAGGGAAAGAGATACCCTATACCGAGAGGAGATACTGGGAATCTTTTTGGTTGGTTGATCCGCTTGACGGTACCAAGGAATTTATTAAGAGAAACGGCGAATTTACCGTAAACATTGCCCTTATCCATAAAAACAGGCCTGTTTTAGGTTGTATTTATGTGCCGGTCAAGGATGTTCTTTATTTTGCATGCGAAGGATTAGGGGCATATAGGCGGGAAAACAATCAAGGCATAGCAAATGTTTTATCATTAAAAGAACTTGTTGATAGTTCGGAAAGATTGCCATCACGCCATACTCATAAAAAGAATGTTGAAAACAATCGTTCCCCGGACGAAGATGGAATTCATCTGACGGTTATCGGAAGCCGTTCACATCCTTCGGAGCAATTTGCAAAATTTGTGGAAAGTTTGCGTGGTGAAGGGCGGAAAATTGAAATCATCTCCGCAGGGAGTTCTCTGAAATTCTGCCTTTTGGCTGAGGGCAAGGCGGATATTTACCCAAGGTTTGGCCCAACAATGGAATGGGATACGGCGGCAGGACAAGCAATTGTCGAGCAGAGCAATGGGAAAATAATGGATGCAGAAACCAATATGCCTTTGAAATATAATAAGGAAAATCTGGTCAACCCGTTTTTTATAGGAAGGGGAGAAAATAGTCCCTTCCCGCCCATTACAGGGCAATAG
- a CDS encoding response regulator: MPETMYAAGSEKPEAILVAEDEYAVREIMEKLLENKGYKVISAVDGEDAVNKFEGHKGCIDMLLFDVMMPGMNGRNAYDRIKKIKPDIKTLFMGGYSENILTNKDLQDGRVYFLQKPIIPDKLFHKVSEILST, translated from the coding sequence GTGCCGGAAACAATGTATGCCGCAGGCAGCGAAAAGCCGGAAGCAATCCTTGTGGCCGAAGATGAATATGCCGTGAGGGAAATAATGGAAAAACTGCTTGAAAACAAGGGATACAAGGTGATTTCCGCGGTGGACGGTGAGGACGCGGTAAATAAATTTGAGGGACATAAAGGCTGCATTGATATGCTGCTGTTCGACGTCATGATGCCGGGAATGAATGGCAGGAATGCATATGACCGTATTAAAAAAATCAAACCCGATATTAAAACATTATTTATGGGCGGATATTCAGAAAATATTTTAACAAACAAAGACCTCCAGGATGGGAGAGTATATTTTCTGCAAAAACCGATAATTCCTGATAAATTATTTCATAAAGTAAGCGAAATCCTGAGTACATAG